One genomic window of Devosia salina includes the following:
- the glmU gene encoding bifunctional UDP-N-acetylglucosamine diphosphorylase/glucosamine-1-phosphate N-acetyltransferase GlmU → MAELLSIILAAGEGTRMKSALPKVLHPVGGLPIIGHVTRAAREAGSSKIALVTGPRHAAIREAVSALDSQVAHFEQAVARGTGHAAAQARGLFEDHQGYIAVVYGDHPLLRGVNFRAVLDRLDAGLDVAILGFEPKDPTGYGRFITDGEQLLAIREHKDASEAERAIGLCNACILAFRAEVFRDLIDRIDTNNAQGEYYLTDLVGLANAAGKKVGYGVAPENDVMGVNDRSQLARAEKLFQAVRREDFMKAGVTLRDPDSVWFSFDTEIGRDVTIFPNVVFGPGVTIADNVEIRAFCDIEDAVIGEGASIGPFARIRGGAELGPDVHLGNFVEVKKSRIGAGTKAGHLSYLGDAEIGSKTNIGAGTITCNYDGVNKDKTIIGDNVFIGSNASLVAPVTIGDGAYTASGSVITEDVPADALALGRARQQNKPGYAPRLKERALAKKAAKGK, encoded by the coding sequence ATGGCAGAACTGCTTTCGATCATTCTTGCAGCAGGTGAAGGCACGCGGATGAAGTCCGCGCTGCCAAAAGTGCTGCATCCGGTCGGAGGCCTGCCAATCATCGGTCACGTGACTCGCGCTGCGCGGGAGGCAGGTTCGAGCAAGATCGCCCTGGTGACGGGTCCCAGACATGCAGCGATCCGTGAAGCCGTCTCGGCTCTGGATAGCCAGGTTGCGCATTTCGAGCAGGCTGTGGCACGGGGCACCGGGCATGCCGCCGCCCAGGCGCGTGGGCTTTTCGAGGACCACCAGGGATATATAGCAGTGGTCTATGGCGACCATCCCCTGCTGCGCGGGGTGAACTTCCGCGCCGTGCTGGATCGGCTGGATGCGGGGCTCGATGTGGCAATCCTGGGCTTCGAGCCGAAGGACCCCACCGGCTACGGGCGCTTCATCACCGATGGCGAGCAGCTATTGGCCATCCGCGAGCATAAGGATGCGAGCGAGGCCGAACGCGCCATCGGGCTCTGCAACGCCTGTATCCTGGCGTTCCGTGCTGAGGTGTTCCGCGATCTGATAGACCGCATCGACACAAACAACGCCCAGGGCGAGTACTATCTGACCGACCTTGTGGGCCTCGCCAACGCGGCGGGCAAGAAGGTGGGCTATGGCGTGGCGCCAGAAAACGATGTGATGGGCGTCAATGATCGCAGCCAGTTGGCGCGGGCCGAAAAGCTGTTCCAGGCGGTGCGCCGCGAGGACTTCATGAAGGCGGGCGTGACGTTGCGCGACCCGGACAGCGTGTGGTTTTCCTTCGACACCGAGATCGGGCGGGATGTGACGATCTTTCCCAATGTGGTGTTCGGGCCGGGCGTCACGATTGCCGACAATGTGGAGATCCGCGCCTTTTGCGACATTGAGGACGCCGTGATCGGGGAGGGGGCCAGCATTGGCCCATTCGCCCGCATCCGGGGCGGCGCAGAACTGGGGCCGGACGTACATCTGGGCAATTTCGTCGAGGTCAAGAAGTCACGAATTGGCGCCGGGACAAAGGCGGGGCACCTGAGCTATCTGGGGGACGCGGAGATCGGCTCGAAAACCAATATCGGGGCGGGCACCATCACCTGCAATTATGATGGCGTGAACAAGGACAAGACGATCATCGGCGACAATGTCTTTATCGGGTCCAATGCCTCGCTCGTGGCACCCGTGACGATTGGCGATGGCGCCTATACCGCCTCGGGCAGTGTGATTACCGAAGACGTGCCCGCCGATGCGCTGGCGTTGGGACGCGCACGCCAGCAGAACAAGCCCGGCTACGCGCCCAGGCTCAAGGAACGCGCGCTCGCCAAGAAGGCAGCCAAGGGGAAGTAA
- the glmS gene encoding glutamine--fructose-6-phosphate transaminase (isomerizing): MCGIVGIVGDAPVAGRLVDALKRLEYRGYDSAGVATLESGAIARRRAEGKLGNLASKLGMEPLEGHIGIGHTRWATHGAPTETNAHPHATERVAIVHNGIIENFRELLADLAQDGYLPQTQTDTESVALWVTRELDNGAEPELAVARTLKKLKGAFALAFMFKGENGLLIAARHGAPLAVGYGTTEMYLGSDAMALAPFTSRLTYLEDGDWAVITPAGVTIRDGRDAIVEREQMVSQASALLVDKGNHRHFMAKEIYEQPETISHTLSHYVDMGAEKVAIREALPFDFADLSRLTMSACGTAYYAGAIAKYWFERFARLPVDIDVASEFRYREPPLEKGGLSLFISQSGETADTLAALRYCANQGQHVASLVNTLESTIARESGVVFPILCGPEIGVASTKALTAQLTALASLAIAAGRARGVLNGEQEAELVRALVALPSAVSAALGAEDQIIDISKRLSKAKDVLYLGRGPMFPVAMEGALKLKEISYIHAEGYAAGELKHGPIALVDEAMPVIVVAPSDELVDKTLSNMQEVAARGGKIILITDAEGAKTVGHGVADIIEIPHVHPFVAPILATIPVQLLAYHTAVFMGTDVDQPRNLAKSVTVE, from the coding sequence ATGTGCGGCATTGTTGGAATTGTCGGTGATGCTCCCGTGGCCGGGCGCCTGGTGGATGCGCTGAAGCGCCTCGAATATCGCGGCTATGACAGCGCGGGCGTCGCCACGCTGGAAAGTGGCGCCATTGCCCGGCGCCGCGCCGAGGGCAAGCTGGGAAACCTTGCCAGCAAGCTGGGCATGGAGCCGCTCGAGGGTCATATCGGCATCGGGCACACGCGATGGGCGACGCATGGCGCGCCGACCGAGACCAATGCTCATCCCCATGCCACCGAGCGCGTGGCCATTGTCCACAATGGCATCATCGAGAATTTCCGCGAGTTGCTGGCCGACCTGGCGCAGGACGGTTACCTGCCGCAGACCCAGACCGACACGGAATCGGTGGCCCTGTGGGTGACGCGCGAACTGGACAATGGCGCCGAGCCTGAGTTGGCCGTGGCGCGGACCCTCAAGAAGCTCAAGGGTGCATTTGCGCTGGCCTTCATGTTCAAGGGCGAGAATGGGCTGCTCATTGCGGCCCGGCATGGCGCACCGCTGGCCGTGGGCTATGGCACGACAGAAATGTATCTCGGGTCCGACGCCATGGCGCTGGCGCCCTTCACGTCCCGCCTGACCTACCTGGAAGACGGCGACTGGGCGGTGATCACTCCCGCAGGGGTAACCATCCGGGATGGCAGGGACGCGATTGTCGAGCGCGAGCAGATGGTGTCGCAGGCCTCGGCGCTTCTGGTCGACAAGGGCAATCACCGCCATTTCATGGCCAAGGAAATCTACGAGCAGCCGGAAACCATCAGCCATACGCTGAGCCATTATGTGGATATGGGAGCTGAAAAGGTGGCGATCCGCGAGGCGCTGCCATTCGACTTCGCTGATCTGTCGCGCCTGACCATGAGTGCCTGCGGTACGGCCTATTATGCCGGCGCGATCGCCAAATACTGGTTTGAGCGCTTTGCGCGGTTGCCAGTCGATATCGATGTGGCCAGCGAGTTCCGTTATCGCGAGCCGCCGCTGGAGAAGGGCGGGCTATCTCTGTTCATCTCACAGTCTGGCGAGACGGCCGACACATTGGCGGCGCTGCGCTACTGCGCCAACCAAGGCCAGCATGTGGCAAGCCTCGTCAACACGCTGGAATCGACCATTGCCCGGGAGTCGGGCGTGGTCTTCCCAATCCTGTGTGGTCCCGAGATCGGCGTCGCTTCAACCAAGGCGCTGACGGCGCAACTGACCGCACTGGCCAGTCTCGCCATTGCGGCGGGTCGGGCGCGCGGCGTGTTGAATGGCGAGCAGGAAGCCGAGCTGGTGCGGGCGCTGGTGGCTCTTCCCTCGGCCGTTTCGGCGGCCCTGGGGGCAGAAGATCAGATCATCGATATCTCCAAGCGCCTGTCGAAGGCCAAGGATGTGCTTTACCTGGGGCGTGGTCCGATGTTCCCGGTGGCGATGGAAGGTGCACTAAAACTCAAGGAAATCAGTTACATCCACGCAGAAGGTTATGCGGCGGGTGAATTGAAGCACGGCCCCATCGCGCTGGTGGATGAAGCCATGCCGGTGATCGTCGTGGCGCCCTCGGACGAACTGGTCGACAAGACGCTTTCCAACATGCAGGAAGTGGCGGCGCGGGGTGGCAAGATCATCCTGATCACCGATGCCGAGGGCGCGAAGACGGTTGGCCATGGCGTGGCCGACATCATCGAAATTCCGCATGTCCACCCGTTCGTCGCGCCGATCCTGGCGACGATTCCAGTGCAGCTGCTGGCCTACCACACGGCTGTGTTCATGGGTACGGACGTGGACCAGCCACGTAACCTGGCCAAGTCGGTGACGGTGGAGTAG
- a CDS encoding succinate dehydrogenase assembly factor 2, giving the protein MGVQMAAGEDIAIRRKRLRYRAWHRGTKEMDLILGPFADANIEGYGAPELDRLEALMNEEDPPLLKWVMRQEEPPAHVDRVFLDLVIADHQARVGK; this is encoded by the coding sequence ATGGGTGTCCAAATGGCGGCCGGTGAAGACATTGCTATTCGGCGCAAGCGCCTGCGGTACCGCGCCTGGCATCGAGGCACCAAGGAGATGGACCTGATTCTGGGGCCGTTCGCCGATGCCAATATCGAGGGCTATGGCGCCCCCGAACTCGACCGGCTCGAAGCGCTGATGAATGAGGAAGACCCGCCCTTGCTCAAATGGGTGATGCGCCAGGAGGAGCCACCGGCGCATGTCGATCGGGTGTTTCTCGACCTGGTGATCGCCGACCATCAGGCCCGGGTCGGAAAATGA
- the recG gene encoding ATP-dependent DNA helicase RecG: protein MSRPQDLEPLFASLHAIKGVGDKLAALLTRFFGAPEGQEAIVLDVLMHMPSGVVDRRRQVGIAEAYLNQVVTLRLHIDRHQPPPRGKPHVPHRVFAHDETGEIQLVFFRAQGGWVERALPVGEERFVSGQIGFFNGEKQITHPDYVVEVDKFATLPLVEPVYPLTNGLSSKALAKLVRQAVAAVPALPEWIAPETLVMRNWPSFPAAMRMVHLPENPDQAQLWSPARQRLAYDEYLAGQITLQLVRSSMVSARGVARAFTGEITTRLAAALPFALTDGQQQALSEIRADLSAPDRMSRLLQGDVGSGKTVVALMAMAAMAESGAQSALMAPTELLASQHFRTIQPLCEAAGLRCALLTGKMPAAERRTILAGIADGTITIAVGTHALFQSDIAFKDLGLTVVDEQHRFGVHQRLALSGKGRHTDLLVMTATPIPRTLVLTHFGDMAVSVLREKPRGRQPIDTAVLSINDYGRVVSRLQARLAEGAQAYWVCPLVEESETLEVVSAEDRFTELKKVFGDQVALVHGRMSAAAKQEVMSRFKANEIKLLVATTVIEVGVDVPNATIMIIEHAERFGLAQLHQLRGRVGRGSQRSACLLLYKEPLSETAQARLDTIKSTEDGFEIAERDLELRGQGDVLGTRQSGMPGYRLAVPDVHRHLLEFAHDDAKALMERNPGLTGPEGEAARTLLYLFRKDLAIPLIRAG from the coding sequence GTGTCGCGTCCGCAAGACCTAGAGCCACTTTTCGCTTCCCTGCACGCCATCAAGGGTGTGGGCGACAAGCTGGCCGCGCTCCTCACCCGCTTTTTTGGAGCGCCCGAAGGACAGGAGGCGATCGTTCTCGACGTGCTGATGCACATGCCCTCGGGCGTGGTCGATCGGCGCCGCCAGGTGGGCATTGCCGAAGCCTATCTCAACCAGGTCGTGACCCTGCGCCTGCATATCGACCGCCACCAACCACCGCCCCGAGGCAAGCCGCACGTGCCCCACCGCGTCTTCGCCCATGACGAAACGGGCGAGATCCAGCTGGTCTTCTTCCGCGCCCAAGGGGGCTGGGTCGAGCGCGCCCTGCCTGTCGGGGAAGAGCGTTTTGTCTCCGGGCAGATCGGCTTTTTCAATGGCGAGAAGCAGATCACCCACCCCGACTACGTGGTCGAGGTCGACAAGTTCGCAACACTCCCGCTGGTTGAGCCTGTCTATCCGCTGACCAACGGCCTGAGCTCCAAGGCGCTGGCAAAGCTCGTTCGGCAGGCGGTTGCTGCAGTGCCTGCGCTGCCCGAATGGATTGCTCCGGAAACACTCGTCATGCGCAACTGGCCGAGCTTTCCAGCCGCGATGCGCATGGTTCACTTGCCGGAAAACCCGGACCAGGCTCAACTCTGGTCTCCGGCCCGCCAGCGTCTGGCTTATGATGAATATCTGGCCGGCCAGATCACCCTGCAGCTCGTCCGCTCCAGCATGGTCTCCGCCCGCGGCGTCGCCCGCGCCTTCACCGGCGAAATCACCACGCGCCTGGCTGCCGCCCTGCCCTTCGCCCTGACCGACGGGCAGCAGCAGGCCCTTTCCGAAATCCGCGCCGATCTCTCGGCGCCCGACCGCATGTCCCGCCTGCTGCAGGGGGATGTCGGCTCGGGCAAGACTGTCGTGGCACTCATGGCCATGGCCGCCATGGCTGAAAGCGGCGCACAGTCAGCCCTGATGGCGCCGACCGAACTGCTGGCCTCCCAGCATTTCCGGACCATCCAGCCCCTCTGCGAGGCGGCAGGCCTCCGTTGCGCCCTGCTGACCGGCAAGATGCCTGCTGCCGAACGCCGCACCATACTGGCCGGCATCGCCGATGGCACCATCACCATAGCCGTGGGCACGCACGCGCTGTTCCAATCCGACATTGCTTTCAAGGACCTTGGCCTGACGGTTGTCGATGAACAGCATCGCTTCGGCGTACATCAGCGCCTCGCTCTGTCCGGCAAGGGTCGCCACACCGATCTTCTCGTCATGACCGCCACGCCTATTCCCCGAACGCTCGTCCTCACCCATTTCGGCGACATGGCCGTCAGCGTGCTTCGGGAAAAGCCGCGCGGGCGACAGCCCATCGATACCGCGGTCCTCTCGATCAACGACTATGGCCGCGTTGTCTCGCGTCTGCAGGCTCGGCTGGCCGAAGGGGCTCAGGCCTATTGGGTGTGCCCACTGGTCGAGGAAAGCGAAACCCTGGAAGTCGTCAGCGCCGAAGACCGCTTTACCGAACTGAAAAAGGTCTTTGGCGACCAGGTTGCACTGGTCCATGGCCGCATGTCGGCCGCCGCCAAGCAGGAAGTCATGTCCCGCTTCAAGGCCAACGAGATCAAGCTACTGGTCGCCACCACCGTCATCGAGGTGGGGGTCGACGTGCCCAATGCCACTATCATGATCATCGAACATGCAGAGCGCTTCGGTCTCGCCCAGTTGCATCAGTTGCGCGGCCGCGTGGGGCGTGGCTCGCAGCGCTCTGCCTGCCTGTTGCTCTACAAGGAGCCCTTGTCAGAAACCGCTCAGGCGCGGCTCGACACCATCAAGTCCACCGAAGACGGTTTCGAGATCGCCGAGCGCGATCTCGAACTGCGCGGCCAGGGCGACGTTCTGGGGACGCGCCAGTCCGGAATGCCCGGCTATCGCCTGGCCGTGCCCGATGTGCATCGCCACCTGCTCGAATTCGCCCACGACGATGCAAAGGCCCTGATGGAGCGCAATCCCGGCCTCACCGGCCCGGAGGGCGAGGCCGCCCGCACCCTGCTCTACCTGTTCCGAAAGGACCTCGCGATCCCGCTGATCAGGGCGGGTTGA
- a CDS encoding invasion associated locus B family protein — MIFRKPLVAGIAVAALMLSPLSAFAQDATSTDAPAAEAPAEGNATEEVAAAVDDLASQNWLKVCDPLPDGQKACLMRQVILANGQFLGSFLLRDDPGQESRLLAVAAVPLGVLLPFGLTWQIDNSKPIRVPYMLCDQQSCSTQLVINEQYINSLKAGNKLTLTAKNRQNQDLAIEIDLAGFTATYDSDAALTFEQLQQQESGQNALEQVLQDRAEQLRQELSGEEGAAPAPENAPAEEAPAQ, encoded by the coding sequence ATGATCTTCAGGAAACCCCTCGTCGCCGGAATCGCGGTGGCCGCACTCATGCTGTCCCCGCTGTCTGCATTTGCGCAGGACGCGACCTCGACCGATGCGCCCGCTGCTGAAGCGCCGGCGGAGGGCAATGCGACCGAAGAGGTCGCTGCCGCCGTCGATGACCTGGCATCGCAGAACTGGCTTAAGGTTTGCGATCCGCTCCCCGACGGGCAGAAGGCCTGCCTCATGCGCCAGGTCATCCTGGCCAATGGCCAGTTCCTCGGCTCGTTCCTGCTGCGGGACGATCCCGGCCAGGAAAGCCGCCTGCTTGCCGTTGCCGCCGTGCCGCTTGGGGTATTGCTGCCCTTCGGCCTGACCTGGCAGATCGACAATTCCAAGCCCATCCGCGTGCCCTACATGCTGTGCGACCAGCAGTCCTGCTCGACCCAGCTGGTGATCAACGAGCAGTACATCAACTCGCTCAAGGCCGGGAACAAGCTGACGCTGACCGCCAAGAACCGGCAGAACCAGGACCTGGCCATCGAGATCGACCTGGCCGGCTTCACCGCCACCTATGATAGCGATGCCGCACTGACCTTCGAGCAGCTGCAGCAGCAGGAATCGGGACAGAACGCGCTTGAGCAGGTGTTGCAGGACCGTGCCGAGCAACTTCGCCAGGAGCTGTCGGGTGAAGAAGGTGCCGCGCCGGCGCCGGAAAATGCTCCGGCCGAGGAAGCGCCGGCTCAATAG
- the mfd gene encoding transcription-repair coupling factor, with product MNEMSGVKPSLRTISNVPDGMQPMVLAQLVERRLKDAPDDAASLVFVARDGRRMQRMAEVLGAILPGHTILTLPAWDCLPYDRVSPNTVTIAARMNALAALTSGAKGAVVLTAVNALIQKLPPRDLVETMSFSAAVGRMVDSDKLIAWAANNGYLRVPTVRESGEFAVRGGLVDLFPAGSDAPLRFDFFGSQLESIRTFDPDSQRTTGTLKRIDLTPMSEVVLNEETIRRFRQNYTAAFGGNTVDDTLYASVSGGSRYSGTEHWLPFFYDHMDRLADYVGDAPFVFDDQVGEAFVERAEQVRDYYEAREAARLAPKVAGAGAPYKPIRPELLYDLDATPTALAGASVIQFSQFLSPTADGSDDAGGHIAPSFAAERAASDVNLFQAVVDRLLAERRNGRRAIIACWSAGTRDRMAQVLKDHGLTNPRLAENWRDAETTSAATTSLVVLPLETGFETKYLLVLSEQDILGERILRPQRKKKASDALTEAASLSAGDLVVHVDHGIGRFIGLKVIEAGGAPHECVELQYAGDTKLYLPVENIELLTRYGSDDASVALDKLGGVAWQAKKGKLKKRIREMAEQLIKLAAQRLLTKADVVDINAGAYDEFAARFPYEETEDQLNAIEAVFDDISSGKVMDRLVCGDVGFGKTEVALRAAFAVALSGKQVAVVVPTTLLARQHFKTFSERFQGLPVRVRHASRMVPANELKATKDGLADGQVDIVVGTHALLSKSIKFKDLGLLIIDEEQHFGVGHKERLKELKANVHVLTLTATPIPRTLQLALTGVRDLSLLATPPVDRLAIRTFISPFDPLSIREALLREKYRGGQSFYVVPRIKDQPDIAEFLRQQVPEVSFVVANGQMPPGELDDIMNAFYDNKFDVLLATTIVESGLDIPNANTLIVHRADQFGLAQLYQIRGRIGRAKQRAYALFTVPPDRKLTDTAERRLGVLQSLESLGAGFQLASHDLDIRGAGNLLGDEQSGHIREVGYELYQAMLEEAVANLKSGEEEYEDRNEWSPQISLGMPVMIPEHYVPDLQLRMQLYRKLGDLTDIRDIDAAGAELIDRFGPLPEEVEALLKVILVKSLCRQANVEKVDAGPKGAVITLRNNEFPNPAGLVRMVSDLSNQVRIKPDQKLVFARNWPTAEQRLKGAAAILSKLAKLAETGV from the coding sequence ATGAACGAAATGTCCGGCGTGAAACCGTCGCTCCGCACAATTTCCAATGTGCCGGACGGCATGCAGCCCATGGTGCTGGCGCAACTGGTCGAGCGACGTCTCAAAGACGCGCCAGACGACGCGGCGAGCCTCGTCTTTGTGGCGCGGGACGGGCGGCGCATGCAGCGCATGGCAGAGGTGCTGGGGGCGATTCTGCCGGGCCACACCATCCTCACGCTGCCAGCCTGGGACTGCCTGCCCTATGACCGGGTTTCGCCAAACACGGTGACCATTGCCGCGCGGATGAACGCGCTGGCGGCGCTGACCAGTGGGGCCAAGGGTGCGGTGGTACTGACTGCGGTCAATGCGCTGATCCAGAAGCTGCCCCCGCGCGACCTGGTCGAGACCATGAGCTTTTCGGCTGCGGTCGGCCGGATGGTGGATAGCGACAAGCTGATCGCCTGGGCTGCAAACAACGGCTATTTGCGGGTGCCGACGGTGCGCGAGAGCGGAGAGTTCGCCGTGCGCGGCGGACTGGTCGACCTTTTCCCGGCCGGCTCGGATGCCCCGCTGCGGTTCGACTTTTTCGGCAGCCAGCTCGAATCGATCCGAACTTTCGATCCGGACAGCCAGCGCACGACCGGCACGCTCAAGCGCATCGACCTGACGCCGATGAGCGAAGTGGTGCTCAATGAAGAAACCATCCGGCGGTTCCGGCAGAATTACACCGCTGCGTTCGGCGGCAATACCGTTGACGATACGCTCTATGCATCCGTGAGCGGCGGCTCCCGATATTCGGGCACGGAGCACTGGCTGCCGTTCTTCTACGATCACATGGACCGGCTGGCGGACTATGTGGGCGATGCGCCATTCGTGTTCGACGACCAGGTGGGCGAGGCCTTTGTCGAACGCGCCGAACAGGTGCGAGATTACTACGAGGCGCGAGAGGCTGCGCGCCTGGCGCCGAAGGTTGCCGGGGCGGGGGCACCCTATAAGCCCATCAGGCCGGAACTGCTTTATGACCTGGACGCCACGCCGACGGCGCTTGCCGGTGCCTCGGTCATCCAGTTCTCGCAATTTCTTTCGCCCACTGCGGACGGTAGCGACGATGCGGGCGGGCATATCGCACCCAGCTTTGCCGCCGAGCGTGCGGCATCGGACGTCAACCTGTTCCAGGCGGTCGTGGACAGATTGCTGGCGGAGCGTCGCAATGGTCGCCGGGCCATCATCGCCTGTTGGAGCGCGGGGACGCGCGATCGCATGGCCCAGGTTCTCAAGGACCATGGCCTCACCAATCCGCGCCTGGCCGAAAACTGGCGCGATGCGGAGACCACGAGTGCCGCGACGACGTCACTGGTCGTGTTGCCACTCGAGACCGGGTTCGAGACCAAGTATCTGCTCGTTCTGTCCGAACAGGACATTCTGGGCGAGCGCATCCTCAGGCCGCAGCGCAAGAAGAAGGCCTCGGACGCCCTGACGGAGGCAGCGAGCCTTTCTGCCGGCGACCTTGTCGTGCATGTCGACCACGGCATTGGCCGGTTCATCGGGCTCAAGGTGATCGAGGCGGGCGGGGCGCCACATGAATGCGTCGAGCTGCAATATGCCGGCGACACCAAGCTCTATCTGCCGGTCGAAAACATCGAACTGCTGACCCGCTATGGCTCGGACGATGCGTCCGTGGCGCTGGACAAGCTGGGCGGTGTCGCCTGGCAGGCCAAGAAGGGTAAGCTCAAGAAGCGCATCCGCGAGATGGCGGAGCAGCTCATCAAGCTGGCGGCACAGCGCCTGCTGACCAAGGCCGATGTGGTGGATATCAATGCCGGCGCTTATGACGAGTTCGCGGCGCGCTTCCCCTATGAAGAAACCGAGGACCAATTGAATGCCATCGAGGCGGTCTTCGACGACATTTCCTCGGGCAAGGTCATGGATCGGCTCGTCTGCGGTGACGTGGGCTTTGGCAAGACCGAAGTGGCGCTGCGAGCGGCCTTCGCCGTGGCGCTCAGCGGCAAGCAGGTGGCGGTTGTCGTGCCGACGACGCTGCTGGCGCGGCAGCACTTCAAGACGTTCTCTGAGCGCTTCCAGGGGCTGCCCGTGCGGGTGCGCCATGCTTCGCGCATGGTACCCGCCAATGAGCTCAAGGCCACCAAGGACGGGCTGGCCGACGGGCAGGTGGACATTGTGGTGGGCACGCATGCCCTGCTGAGCAAATCCATCAAGTTCAAGGATCTGGGGCTGCTGATCATCGACGAGGAGCAGCATTTCGGCGTGGGTCACAAGGAGCGCCTGAAAGAACTTAAGGCCAATGTGCATGTGCTGACGCTGACGGCGACGCCGATCCCGCGCACACTGCAGCTGGCGCTGACTGGGGTGCGGGATCTGTCACTGCTGGCGACGCCGCCGGTGGATCGACTGGCGATCCGAACCTTCATTTCGCCGTTTGACCCGCTCTCGATCCGCGAGGCGCTGTTGCGCGAAAAATATCGTGGCGGACAAAGCTTCTACGTCGTGCCGCGGATCAAGGACCAACCGGACATTGCCGAGTTCTTGCGGCAGCAGGTGCCGGAAGTGTCATTCGTGGTTGCCAATGGCCAGATGCCGCCGGGTGAACTCGACGACATCATGAATGCCTTCTACGACAACAAGTTCGACGTGTTGCTGGCGACGACCATCGTTGAATCCGGCCTCGACATTCCGAACGCCAATACGCTGATCGTGCATCGCGCGGACCAGTTCGGGCTGGCGCAGCTCTATCAGATCCGCGGCCGCATTGGTCGGGCCAAGCAGCGTGCCTATGCGCTGTTCACGGTGCCGCCGGACCGCAAGCTGACCGATACGGCCGAGCGGCGGCTGGGTGTGCTGCAATCACTCGAGAGCCTGGGGGCGGGCTTCCAGCTCGCCAGCCACGATCTCGACATTCGCGGCGCCGGCAATCTGCTGGGCGACGAGCAGTCGGGCCATATCCGCGAAGTGGGCTACGAACTCTACCAGGCCATGCTGGAGGAGGCGGTTGCCAACCTCAAATCGGGCGAGGAAGAGTACGAGGACCGCAACGAGTGGAGCCCGCAGATCTCGCTGGGCATGCCGGTGATGATTCCCGAGCACTATGTGCCTGACCTTCAGTTGCGCATGCAGCTCTATCGCAAGCTGGGCGACCTCACCGATATCCGCGACATCGACGCCGCTGGCGCGGAGCTGATCGATCGGTTCGGACCACTGCCCGAGGAGGTCGAGGCGCTACTCAAGGTGATCCTGGTTAAATCGCTCTGCCGGCAGGCCAATGTCGAGAAGGTCGATGCCGGCCCCAAGGGGGCTGTCATTACCCTGCGGAACAACGAATTCCCCAATCCCGCAGGGCTGGTGCGGATGGTGAGCGATCTTTCCAACCAGGTGCGCATCAAGCCCGATCAGAAACTCGTGTTCGCGCGCAATTGGCCCACGGCCGAACAGCGTCTCAAGGGGGCAGCGGCAATCCTCTCAAAGCTCGCAAAACTGGCAGAAACCGGGGTCTGA
- the map gene encoding type I methionyl aminopeptidase yields MIITTDEQLDKLKAIGRICAMAREAMATAMQPGMTTLELDAIGAKFLAEHGALSAPVVTYEFPGATCISVNEEIAHGIPGDRVLRAGDLVNIDVSAVKDGVFADCGASYILGKGDRRLENLCRDGKKAMWAGINAVKAGAPLADIGSAIGKVAKKGGYTLIRNLASHGVGDSLHDDPGEIPTWPDRSERRKIGNGLVFTIEPFLSLGGQMAEQMYEDDEWTLTAEPLAPCVQYEHTIVATPRGAVVVTLAG; encoded by the coding sequence TTGATCATTACGACGGACGAGCAACTCGACAAGCTCAAGGCAATCGGTCGAATCTGTGCCATGGCTCGCGAGGCCATGGCGACGGCCATGCAACCGGGTATGACGACGCTGGAACTGGACGCGATCGGTGCGAAGTTCCTGGCCGAGCATGGCGCGCTCTCGGCACCGGTGGTTACCTATGAGTTTCCCGGAGCGACCTGCATTTCGGTCAATGAGGAGATCGCGCATGGTATTCCGGGCGACCGGGTGCTGCGCGCCGGTGATCTGGTCAATATCGATGTGTCGGCGGTCAAGGATGGGGTGTTTGCCGATTGCGGCGCATCCTACATCCTGGGCAAGGGCGACCGTCGGCTGGAAAATCTCTGCCGTGACGGCAAGAAAGCCATGTGGGCCGGGATCAATGCGGTCAAGGCCGGGGCGCCGCTGGCCGATATCGGCAGTGCCATCGGCAAGGTCGCCAAGAAGGGCGGCTATACGCTGATCCGCAATCTTGCCAGCCATGGCGTGGGGGATAGCCTGCATGACGACCCGGGCGAAATCCCGACCTGGCCGGACCGGTCGGAGCGGCGCAAGATCGGCAATGGCCTGGTATTCACCATCGAGCCATTCCTGTCATTGGGCGGCCAGATGGCAGAGCAGATGTATGAGGATGACGAGTGGACGCTGACGGCAGAGCCGCTGGCGCCCTGCGTCCAATATGAACATACGATCGTGGCCACGCCCCGCGGCGCGGTGGTGGTGACGCTGGCCGGTTGA